ctgattgacttggtttgtataggtgccgctccacccatttaaatgagcaagttattgtgctaatccttgtgctagttagccaaggcggggacgtaggtagttggccgaacctcgataacatatctgcgtgtcaccctctctttactgctttctggtgcttgtgtgattgattaaactactttatttaatttctggtatattgatattatttgcactagattgatcatagggttataaacatactgctgttaggaggaatacctaggggttaaattttaaaaataccaattcaccatctcttgggatcacgataaagctaacaagagtattaatgacaaatttctaaattcatcactattggccccttattagtgacagatttaagaaccatcactaatacttccttttttttaaaaaaaaatgtgagttcagagtattagtgacgaatttataaattcgtcactattggtcccttattagtgacaaatttacaacatcgtcactaatactttaaaaaaaaaaaaattaagttcaaagtattagtgacaatgttataaattcatcactaaaaaggGACTAATAGttacgaatttgtaaattcgtcactaatacttcctttttaaaaaaattaaaaattttaagttcagagtattagtgacaaatttataaattcgtcactattgatcccttattagtgacggatttgagaaccgtcactaatacttccttttaaaaaaaaaatttaagtttagagtattagtgacgatgttgtaaattcgtcactaataagggaccaatagtgacgaatttgtaaattcgtccttttataaaaataaaataaaaaattttaagttcagagtattagtgacgaatttacaaattcgtcactattggtccgttattagtgacgaatttctagatTTGTTATtactaggccattattagtgacgaattgtggaccgtcactaatgctatgtttttaaaaaaaaaaaattagaaggagagtagtagtgacaattttgaaaccgtcactaatgcccaaaaacacTAATCCCTTTCTGCGGCatattttcccacactttcccctCCTTGCTTCTCCCTCCTGCTCTAACTGGCTCCTCGTCCTCCCCTTTTGCTCCTGTCGAACCTCTCTCCTAGTCTCCCACTACTCCCGGCATTGTACGCCCTATTCGCCGAACATCTTAGGCTTCATCAGAGCCCTAGCGGACTCGCGACCCCCGTCAAACCTCTTTCCCAGTCTCCCGCTGTTCCCAGCCTTCTTCGCCCTTCTCACCAGACATCTTAAGTTTCATCGGAGCCCTAGCCGACTCACGACCCCTGTCAAACCCCTCTCCCAGTCTCTTGCTGCTCCCAAGTATCTCTTGAGACCTATACGCCTATTTTGTATTCCAGAAATATTTTGCATTCTGGTGGTGCTTTAGGGTATCTGTTTCTGTCTTGTTTTTGCTTTTGCTGCTAcgttttttatttgttatttttgaaCTTTTGTGCGTAAAATAGTAGGAAATCATTTCATTCAAATGCtttatttgagatttttttttttttaatttttgaagtgTCCAAAATTGTAACACTTTGGAAGTAAAAAAATTTCACTTTGTTGGAATTGTTTTAGGAAATGGTCTGCAATGTTGTTCCTTTCGGTGTTCATAATTGGaaagaaaattaataaaagttTTTGTGTCCAAAAGAGAAAACACTATACAATAGacattttgttttttggtttttatttttattttcacttaaTTTTTAATGCAAGGCCATGGTCTTTGAGTTTTGAATTTGGAGTTATAGGAAATACAAGAAAATCTAATACAATTTTATTGTGTGTGGATCCAAATTCACAACAATTCTAAATCGGTGGTTGGAATTTGATGATCCCAAATGCAGCATAAGCATttggttttataatttttcaGCAGTTAAGAAAGTGCTTATTCATACTGACAATTTACCTGTGCTATACATTCTTAGAAACCTTTTGAGATTTGTAATGTTAACAACGTGGATGACAAAATGAGTAGTTCATCAACTACACTCACATTCAAAGTGACCATTTCCACATTAGTTCATGCTACATAAGGAGTTATTTTATTATGGTATGAAGCAATGTATTTGGGTTCCCATAAAACCCTAGACTCCACCAAAAAGGAAGTTCGTGTTCATCATCATTGCCCATTAGAGTGGCTAGTATCGAGTTTcctaaaataaaattctaaaaaatagatTAGGGATTGAACTTCAATTTGTCATAAATGACCAGTCAATAGCCCTCTGAACTTTATTTACTGTGTGATGACTTAGGTTTCTAAGAATTATAACTGTAGTGACCAAATTGAGGATTTCTTGCCTTTCTTAGTTTGTAATCTCTCTTTTTGCTtccttaatatatttctttttccATAAAGAAGTGGAATAATCTTAAGTACTCTTAAATCTTTGAAATGATAACATTCAATCCATTATGATAATCATGAAAGTCATAAATCTAAGATGTATAACTATTCTTCCATTTTAATTgagaattaaaattaaatgagTGCCATGTAATTGAGCAATTTGAATTATTCATTGTACATGTCATGTGCCTTGCATGTGACTCCAAATTATTCATTTTTATGATATGCCCTAATCTAATCtaatctcatctcatctcatctcaccAACAAGTAGTTTTCTTTCTTAAGTATTTGGGAATTTAATTAGCAGGCGGTGGGGGATAATTGGATCTCAAATTCCATAGATTGTGCCAATGAATTGAAATGACCCCCTATTCTATTCTATTCTATTCTATTCTATTTTATTCTATTCCTTCCTGCCTTTCTAACCACAGAAAGTGTGCTGGAAGATGTTCTTCCATTTTAATGGTGGGGCTCATCTTTGTCCATTCAACAGATCATGCACTGTACCCTTATCTTTTTCCCTCTGTTTTCTTTTTGCAGTACTGAAGGTGAAGGCTGCCTTctggagttttttcccattttattattattttataataaaatatttaaaaatactttgtttgggaaaaattttcccgttTTAATACATAATCTCGCAGGATGGTTCTGCAAGATTTAAACGGATAAGGACATTGGTGGGGTGGCACGTAGCAACCAAATCTTGCAGGACCATCCTGCGAGATTTAAATGGATGGGACACTTGTGTGTTggcaagcaaatctcgcaggtccaTCCTGGGAGATTTGCATGGGCGTGTTTTTGCAGGGAGCGGTCACGAGGGTGGTGCCGTTGTTGATAGTGTGGAGTTTGGGGCGTCGAAGTAATCGAGGAGGACATAGAGGCTGAGCATGATTTTTATGACCGCAAGGGAACATTGCTGGCCGGTAATGTTGGGCATGGGGGCATTGTTGAGGGCGAGGACGATGATGGGGACAAAAAAAATTTTCAGGAGCTTTGATTGTCAATCTACTTCGGAGAATGCAGAGGAACAATGGCAAGTGGAAACATTTCTCTGCAATGGCTCTCTGTTCCACCTCCGACGGCGTCTTCGGGCTCCCTCCGGCTCCCAtaatacagtattttacaaattGTTTTTTGTCCCCTTTAATCTTGTACATCCACAGTCTCCCTTTCTCTCTGTGTTTTCTGCTAAGTGGTGGTTGCAGCAGTGACGATGATGGTAGCGGTAGGTGCTTTCCCGGTGACCTGCAAAGGAAAAATCCAGGCTAATTTGGTGAAATGCAGCATGCTCACCTTTTAATCTCCCCATTGTCAAATTCAacatagcattttttttttttctctttttccccCAACTTCCCATACCTTATTGCAACCTAGTACTAGATCTTGTAGAAGTTTCATTCTTTCGCTAATCTTTTCCCTATGAACCTGCGGTAATTAATGACAAGATGAAAATGTTAAGGCTAATAATGCAAGTTGGAGTTGCAGCAATATGATAATTCAGAGTGTAACTTCATAGTTCTTACTCTTTCTACAAGACTATGGCTATCAGTAGCTTGACCCCTTCTCGCTCTAACATGAATGTAGTCTTTTGGGGGCTCGGGAGGCTTGGGAACAGGCTTGGCTTGCTTCTGATCCCATTCCTCTGCAGCAGAAGTGCATCCCTTCTTTGTTTCTTCCCCTGTTTTAACCGTTCCACTTTCATTTCCTTCGGTATTTTCAGCCCTCCTGCATCGTTTTGCATTTGCATCCTCGCTGGGTGGCTCCATCCAAGTCACTGCTCTTTATCAAAACACGCCcatgcaaatctcgcaggatggtcctgcgagatttgcccGCCCTCCATGCCACGCGTCAACTTCCCGTTGGTTGCtcttgttagcctaacaaggcttaaaatcttgttatcttattttgatgctaacaaacaagtgaaatttaatgtaattgtgtgagtaatgatatttcaggattcatatatgtgaaagtaaggtcaaagtgcccacaaggatcaaatatgatggaagcaaggtcaaagtgctcacaaggatcaaatgaagcttaaatgagccaagacatgaattacttgttgaagaacatgaggacatgaataagctgttgaaagccaaggcatattaaagtcaaaagattcaaagaaaggaaaagtaagaaagcttaaagaatatggaagtttgaagaaaagatggattcaatcaaaggacaaagcatgaagactcaaaaacttagaatgttaatattttagaagtctcatgtaagtgttttaatgtttaaaatatcatttgaaatattttgaagctcttaggttaacttcttagacctagatactttttaaaatacctgaataatatttttatatggtcaaaaattattttaagaaggttaaaatcatttttggaataaagagcctcaaaaagaattttttttcccaaatgctgtcagtttttatacagccgcattgaggtgaatttttctctatcaaaaaatcattattttaaatagtgataaacactaaagttgtaggattttctcttagctttcgtttaACACCAATATCACCTAATTTgcagttatatagaaaaagttataacTAAAACACTGAAAcgaggtcactgctgtcagacatttaaaaattgttcaacgggcaaatttttaaaattcgaatgttttaaattatagctgtttgaaccttaaatattctaataaatagggaaattctttaaggaaacttttgcaagtttgaaagcctataaatacatggttttgcaaaacaaataaaaaaaactaagaattgaaaattctgttttgagaagctgaaagtattcttgttcttcctaagttctcttgctcactcattggaaaattcttttgctgagaactttgaagtgttgatccttcttcctttgaattcctactgctaatcctcttctaagaaggatactggtgaattctacacttgagcttcattctatttcctattgatattttacatttaagtatatagtgctgaaattgtactaacttgctctttgagagagtatacttgtacgtagattttatcttatgtttcttgtagttcattgacgttccaaggtgtttggatcgttggctaagcaaggggatattgcttagagaggcagactctagcctatgtaaagagtgaccgaacgagggaatatcgtttggagaaggcaggctctagccttaaccaaggagtgttgtaatcggttttgttccacccgtcaacggaacaggtttagtgaatcctttggtggtttgccaaaggtgaggacgtaggctgggtataagccgaacctcgtaaaaatctccgtctcactctctttttccctattctttattttcagttcatatacaactgcgtggatgatttaaatatctaaattatatatgctatgcatatttggaaattaagtaaacttaaaattcaattttgatttgggttgcggaaaccgaaagggagtacgttggttacaccatatcttgcggaaaccatacgggagtacgttacttggttaacaccccaaagataaatttaccaagagtttatttgaattctaaatatttggaaagagtgattggatttatttatacagggctttacttcagtaagcataaattataattcataatcacagggcttatataaacaaataaactatctcaagatcttatattaccaaattgctgaatactttatatcttggtttggttgtttgttgtttaacttgtacttggcaaataaattgattgtttgctttgaagattgtgtttaattgattggataaaagaactaggttcttgattgattaaggaattaaaaaataagtcaagaattggttaaaataaataaaagaagtttaaggtattttaaaaggaattaaaagaaacttttagaatccaattcactccccctcttgggaagctattcctaatttcagctctctttaaatctcgcagcttgattTGGTTCTCTCCTTGCCACGCGTCGTCTTTCTAGCggcccatcagtttaaatctcacagcttgatgctgcgagattacgtgagcattagtttgggaaaatttttgccaatcagagtattatttaatattttatttatttttaataataaaatgggaaaaaactcctgCCTTCAGCCCCTCACAAGAGTCCTAATTATAAGCACTGGGTGTCCGTGGGAGGTGCGCCAACCAATTGCCACCCATGGCTGAAACACACTCACTCATCTTTGACttcataaaatattagatataccAAAATTATTTACCTTCTACAGCAGTTTCCCAAGATCAAATTTGTTTCATTCACAGTGAAAGTTACATTTATTTCATCACATGTGTGTATTTATTTCATCAGTGACTATAATGTTTGCGCTTTTAAGAGGGACTTTTGATTATTTATATTGAGTCTTAGGTCTTTAATTAATCTACATAATCATTAGGTGTTGCATCATTTTGAATGTTCATTTGTATAACTTTATTAGTAAGAAATATGTCAGCCAGTTTTATTTATCATGTGTTATTAAAGTGAATAGGAAAACAGTTTTTTAATTTAGCTTTTTTCATACATAATTGATTTCTTCTAAATCCTAGGATAGTGTAATAATATTTAATGTATAAATTTTTTACTTCCAAAAATTAATacatcaaaattttaaacttttaagtaTTTCACTTATAAAACAGAATGCAAAGGTAGCAGAAAGAATTTGACAAAGTTTTGGATTGTGTTTCTTAATgggttacctctaatttatctTTTATTGGCACCTATTACGGGTTCGATTAATTCACCTTGATTTATAACGAGGTAAAGGCCTGAAGGGTCCCAGTCACTTGAGTTTTCgcgtttaaaaaatattatttttaaataaaagtattAATAACAAATAGTGACAAATCTATACATGTGCTagatatacaaaaatatatttaacagtagaaaagacaaaaaatgcaatatttataaatatagagaatgctaatattaatatatatatatatatatatatatatatatatatatattcatattcacatttaaaGGGAGTTTGTCTTCTTTAGCAGCTTTCAAAATATTGTCagatcttttatatatatataacaatataaatgaATGGTTACAACCTtccataaaaaagaaaaagaaaagatctAACAATATTTTGAAAGCTACTAAAGAAGACAAACTCACTTTaaatgtgaatatatatatatatatatatatatatatatatatatatatatattatggtatGAATTAGTTTGAAGGCAATGAATTGTATATGAAATCAAGGCCTGATTCAAGTTAAAAGTAGTTAAATgacaatgaaaacaaaaaaatatcaaatcaaattagataattaatatagtagattggtttatgtttttaaatgtctaataaatcaattataatatatatatataatatataaaattagaaagaaaatgaGGCTAATATATGAGTTTTGAAGAGATTGTTCGAGTTCATTTcgagttttattttattttaattaaaattatttaaaaacagtTCGGATGGAGCTTTATTTTCCAAATTGATCTACtcaaatacatgcttgtgttgaatgccaactgcatggctgatgcagtacattgtgaattacatgctggtagtggatttaggttctcgcatactAAAACTTActagtatctgcatgatgcgtattattgtgatttatttgcttgaatctatcaagttttagtgcaggaattttttggaaaatgtccaatttatagacggcatgctgccaaaatttcgctaaagtttttccataataaaactatatacaaagaaatgtatgcatgatcagttaaaacttaaagtcattttaACTTGCGCCTCTCGCgtattgaaattcgtaagaaaagatgcgatcttaggcttatcattgaaaatctaaaacacttggctaagaacaacaatcttaagtgtatagtgaaaggtcaagaactaaatgtcatatgaagtaaaatgccaaattaattactgtcatttcatgtattcattgaagcttagacccgttcaagaacatttactatacattcatacctaatcatacatgtgagaca
This window of the Malania oleifera isolate guangnan ecotype guangnan chromosome 6, ASM2987363v1, whole genome shotgun sequence genome carries:
- the LOC131158595 gene encoding transcription factor BHLH089-like, with translation MEPPSEDANAKRCRRAENTEGNESGTVKTGEETKKGCTSAAEEWDQKQAKPVPKPPEPPKDYIHVRARRGQATDSHSLVERVHREKISERMKLLQDLVLGCNKVTGKAPTATIIVTAATTT